The following proteins are co-located in the Neodiprion virginianus isolate iyNeoVirg1 chromosome 6, iyNeoVirg1.1, whole genome shotgun sequence genome:
- the LOC124306955 gene encoding uncharacterized protein LOC124306955, whose translation MSESTESVKKQSLPIIEQRHTLVRRVSDMFRDGKSSGPPLLFRHASMQRLRHCCQNLNLFPYLLYSFGNSKSHPTVKKLHRNFILLMHTLSIIIQSMLNSILQSTPVKNSVRFAIGFQRVLLKHLHTQGSTRSSEAFASLRRTSKSPQTTQEIKNEEEEKFAKFKPRERKRISLVLTLAVYFALLVLASQLVGIISVMLVGKYPPGFIFLMLALLFLGYITLKIMAFDKGGHGFKEQKRKAE comes from the exons ATGAGCGAGAGTACCGAGTCGGTGAAAAAACAGTCTTTACCGATCATCGAGCAGAGACACACGCTGGTACGGCGTGTTTCTGACATGTTCAGAG ATGGAAAATCGAGCGGACCTCCACTCCTCTTTCGTCACGCATCAATGCAGCGCCTTCGTCATTGCTGCCAGAATTTGAACCTGTTTCCGTACCTGCTGTACTCATTCGGCAATTCGAAGTCTCATCCCACTGTAAAAAAACTCCACAGAAACTTCATACTGCTGATGCACACCCTTTCGATAATCATACAGAGCATGCTGAACTCGATACTCCAGTCGACCCCAGTGAAGAATTCCGTCCGTTTCGCAATCGGGTTCCAGCGAGTTCTTCTCAAACACCTCCATACGCAAGGATCGACCAGATCCTCCGAGGCTTTCGCATCACTTCGACGGACCTCCAAGTCACCGCAGACGAcgcaagaaataaaaaatgaagaagaagagaagttTGCAAAGTTCAAACCACGTGAACGGAAGAGGATCTCCCTTGTTCTTACGCTGGCCGTGTACTTTGCTCTTCTAGTACTCGCCTCTCAGCTCGTTGGTATCATCAGTGTTATGCTCGTTGGCAAATATCCACCTGGTTTCATATTCCTAATGTTAGCTCTACTCTTCCTTGGATATATCACTTTGAAAATAATGGCATTCGACAAAGGGGGCCATGGATTCAAAGAACAGAAGAGGAAAGCTGAGTGA